The Nostoc sp. 'Lobaria pulmonaria (5183) cyanobiont' genome window below encodes:
- a CDS encoding methylmalonic aciduria and homocystinuria type D protein, which translates to MNYPKVYTSEQACPINLVGETGQAVQISIHAPSQYICANCERILPDWKRQQPFLRVVIVLQQSRYQLVEKTAEVELEKERLREKFMRFGCDLAFNLRDRGYLTDLIDPRTGYPLLSHPGAIPHDDTAVVKALLNYPVIKNQCRVLIHPDWGAAVYPGILISEAPPIAIEWVTKGIASMHGWKEINY; encoded by the coding sequence GTGAACTATCCCAAAGTTTACACTTCGGAGCAAGCCTGTCCCATTAATTTAGTTGGCGAAACAGGACAAGCGGTTCAAATTTCAATTCATGCTCCCAGTCAATATATCTGTGCCAACTGCGAACGGATATTACCAGATTGGAAACGGCAGCAGCCATTTTTACGAGTAGTGATTGTTTTACAGCAATCGCGTTATCAATTAGTCGAAAAGACAGCAGAAGTAGAGTTAGAGAAAGAACGCTTACGAGAAAAGTTTATGAGATTTGGTTGTGATTTAGCATTTAATTTGCGCGATCGCGGCTATTTAACTGACCTGATTGACCCTCGTACAGGCTATCCTTTACTCTCCCATCCAGGAGCAATTCCTCACGACGACACAGCAGTTGTCAAAGCTTTGCTCAACTATCCAGTGATTAAAAATCAATGCCGTGTGTTAATTCATCCCGATTGGGGTGCAGCAGTTTATCCTGGTATTTTGATATCAGAAGCTCCCCCAATTGCGATCGAATGGGTTACAAAAGGTATAGCATCCATGCATGGGTGGAAAGAAATTAATTATTAG